A segment of the Anopheles cruzii chromosome 2, idAnoCruzAS_RS32_06, whole genome shotgun sequence genome:
GATTTATGAGCGtctagctgtgtgtgtggtttggcAAACGAGtatagaacaaacaatagatTGCACTTTGCTCGCGTCTTAACTTGTTTACTTCACCGTTCTGTTGTTAGTGCTAGATGACGTTTCGATCGTTAGACTGACCTATTATTAGAACTAAAACATAATATTTCTTTAACTACTTTTAGTTTTTAatcatttgtttttgcttcataTATCTCTTTATTCTTATTTATTAAGAttttggaaattgaatttaaaattgatttgtcTATGAGTAGATTTATGAGGTAGTAAATGTTACTGCCAACGGCCAAATTCATCTGACCTTTTTAGAGATACAGAATCAGCTTACATGGCAAAAACAGCATTGGAATTTTTGTCTGTTTGGCTTTTTTAAAACTTTTACAACTTTCCATCCGATTAGTGAAATCGTAAACTTAATGTTTAGCACAATTTTCTACTTTCAAATCACCTTCCAGATAAGCACTTCCGTGTTAAAGTTAATGGGTAATTCACATGTTATTGCATGGTGATTGATCTGGAGCATCAACAaaatacgaggtgtgttcaaaaagtaatgataattttgcatttacgcgggctacataagtccgattttcgatttttttgtggcgataagttactacacatgtcagtgatttatagtgaacagttcggccattttgagtaatcggtcaattttttacatttgtttAGCTTggatttgactcatcttcgatttttgtctcttccgaaaaatggatggcaaagaatctttataaaattttgtgtgaaaaacgaaaatattcgattggaagcaatcgatttgttgactgtggcttatggtaCAATCTATtaagctattaagaccaaaagcagtgCTTAttggtgtttcaaatttttctcagtgggccgagaagatgtgaacgtcgaaaagcctactttggtcgattgtgaacagttttgcttgcagttttcttcgattgcagggtcgtgttgcatcatgagttgttgccaaatcaataaaaaatgtttcctgcaagttatgcgaaattcgcccgaagcaatccgtcacaaatgtccggatttgtgggaaacccaaaattggctgtcgcgcccctgctcacacgtcgtggtttctgcgcgaatttttgaccaaataaaaactttaatgataccaaagccaccgtattctgtagatctggcctcctatgactttttcatgttcaGGAAAGCAAAAggaggcatgaaaggacgacgccacgatacgatttaggcgataaagacggcatcgaagatgagtcaaatcttgtccaagctaattagctgtcaaaaattgaccgattactgaaaatggccgaactgtaacataaacataacataaacataaacataaacataaacaaacataaatcactgatatgtgtagtaacttatcgccacaaaaaatcgaaaatcggacttatgtagcccaCGTGCAAAATTataatgcaaaattatcattactttttgaacacacctcgtatataTTCCATGAAGCGTCGAATCCTCTTAAACACAAAACGCTAATTGCGTCCGAATGTCAATTGTACTTCAAACACATCCGCAGCGGAACGTCGCAATAAAATTCCAAAATACGGATGGCGTGCCAAGCAACTGTTGAAGTAAACTTAGCCGGAATTCGACTGAAAATCGAGATAAAAATATGATTAATTGTTGAAGAATGCGGCTCACTAATGTTCACACGACGAATAATTTACACATAAACTTAATTTGGCTCAAAAACATTGCTCTATCGCCGCAcatttttatcgatttcaaatcgatcgacgacgatgttAGTTCATTCGTTCATTCGACGATTCCACTCATCATAAGTAAACGTCTGTAtgcccgaacgaaaaattcactcaatttttcatttttttaatcgcagaatttcaacttttgagagtccctctcactatggccgtTTTAGGGCTATAAGTGACGTCATCGTACAGTTATAGGACTAAACGGGCCCTTACAGCCCTAAAATTGAGGGCCCGCCGTGAGCGCCTGGGTGGAGAAATTTCccctatatttttatttttctttctctcaattCATTTCCCCTCATTAAGCTGTCACTTGTGAactgatgtaaacaaacagttgTATTTATTAGTATcacaaaatacaatttttctacaattatTTAACTTTTTGGCTTCCACCATACACTTTTCACTACGCTCTACGTGTATATTAAGCACTACGCCGCAGCATTTCATGTATCCGCTGTATCGtcattgcatcgttcgctggcttcgctgcgtcgctgcgtcgctggcatccaatggcacgatgacactgctcggctaaaaatgtaaacaaatgcggtgcactttcattatttaaaagtaaatacttatcgagaaatgcttcccgatgcttaaatttacttaccgagataagcaacagcttaaaattcacttttaaacacttttattACGACGATGATCCGATGTCGATTTGTTTACACGTCGTATCTTGGACGCTTCGGCAAGAACTGTTGAAAAATtttctaacagtttgagtggcggactggacgctatattagcgtgacagagagagaaaatactgctcactgtcgcgttctctttctgccccttggcgagaaaacaattcgccgtgaaatttttcttctcagtatggagaaactgagttaccattttgttcgggtgATTCCCAAAATTGAGTGGAACGAAGTCTGCCTGGTCCTTAGAAACCTTTTCCACGTTGCACTGTCtgttttttacatattttccaTTCATTTAATCACTGATTCAGCCAAACATCATATTTTAATAACATTACATTACGATAATATTATAAAAAGCTATTTTGTAccggtcaccaccaccccgaACTGCTACTTGTCCGCTACTCCTTGGCATTATATTGACAAAACTGGGGAAGCCCTTCAATGGTAGCCATATTTGTGTTCAGCTCTTCAAGGGATGCCGCTTCGCTGTGCCACAGTTTAGGTGCACTATGAAAATTATGCGCCATGTATCGGCCATGACCGAGCTGGCTTCGAACTTCAAAACAACTCTGGGTTTCTTCTCGGGTTCTTTTTTGTGACACTTTGAACCTGTGCGCCATCGGGACATTCTGATTAACAGGGCGTGACGAGATCTTTCACGGATCTGTCGACGGACGTAGTCAAGTGGATGTCAGTCGTTGTTTCTGCTGCCCTTCTGCCTTCAGCGATTGCGGCTACCGCATAGAAGATGTGTCATGGAGTTTactggtttgtttttccaattttcatctcctcgctcactcactctctctctgtttgcctctctgtctctgtatCACCCCCTCTAGGTATGGCTCCACCAGCAGTCAGGTGTCGCAGAGCAGTGGCGACATATGCCGTATCTGTCACTGCGAATCCGACACGCTGAACCCCCTGCTGACGCCGTGCTACTGCTCCGGAAGTCTAAAGTTCGTGCACCAGACATGCCTGCAGCAGTGGCTGACTGCCTCGGAAACGAACGCCTGCGAGCTCTGCAAGTTCCCGTTTATTATGCACACCAAAATCAAGCCATTCAACGAGGTAAGTGCACGTAACCGGACCCCAGGGGCGGCCAAGCCTCGGCCTCTATCTTCATCCTTTTGCGCTGCGTCTGCAAACCGCCCGAACCCCACGCGGGTTTTAGTTAATGTTCGCAGCGCAACAAATGTTCCGttagttcctttttttgcgctctccCGAATTCTGATTCCCTGGCGAAATTCATAATCGCCCGGGCGGACCTTTCGCAAtgtgttttccattccgtCTTTTGTGCCGCTTTTCAATCCGAAGAAGTCACCACGATATGTTGCAATCGATCAGTTGAATGACACGAGCGCGCGAAGGTAATTCTTCGAAGGGCTCAGGGCAGGGAAGAGCGCGCGACCATTGACCGACCATCATCCACTTATCCGACTAATTTCACCCCAGTATGGCGCACTGATATCAGTGGACGGGTAGAGCCGTACGGCTCACTTGTCTGGTGCTAATAAGCGGAAAACGGTACGTCCTTCAGAAAGTGTTAGCATGCAAAATGGCGTTGGCGTGTTGGTCTTCAGAATCTGGAAGCCGCAGGATGGGCCGAGCAATAGCCGGGTTACATTGACCTACTTTTGCAAGAGCTATTTCGATCGCCACCCCGTACGAACTTCGTAGGCAGGGTCTGCATGGTGGATGCATAATGAATGCTCTAGATGCTTGCTTTGGTCTCCCCTAGGCGAAGGGTTCCCCCCACCGTCGGGGAACTAGCATTTGAGCACTGGTAAACTCTGCAgaccaacggcaacggtgaCCCAACAGTTTCACATccaacaaacaacattcgTTCCAGATCATTACCACTCGCTCCCGAGCTCCACTTCTGTACGTGGCAACCCGCGCGGACACTAAAACAAGGACCTAAAAAGGGTAAAGCTGGAGGATGTGGTTACTCTACCTAAGTGGAGTACACTTTTGGAAGAAACTAGGTcaaaaaaattgggaaaaactCAGAAATTGGCAATTTACTGGCTCGCGGAAGTCTAGCGCGCTCGGCTGCGAAAAACTTGGCCACCAAGTGGGGTTAGAGGGCGCTGAGACGGAAAGAGAAAAGGGGCCAGAGGGTTCCTCGCAAGAAGCAGACCCGCCGCCGGAGCATTCTTCGTAGAAGTGGCTGGCAACACTTCTTCGCGCGGTTCAGAGCAACGGAGATTTTCCCGACCGGCGCGCGCTGTCCGGAGAATGGACGTGATTAACAATTCATGCATTTTTAACACTCTCCTCGTTTCGCCTCGTTTCGCCGGGTGTTGTTCTATTCTTGTACGGGACGTTAAAAGGACGCGGTTCCGAAGGACGAACACTGGAACGCTGAGTCTTTGGATTGCTTTGGTACTGTCTATCTCGCCAATAAATCATCTCGTGCTCCCGAACTCCCGAAAGCGTAACATGATGATGCCTAAAGGTCAAGCTGTCAGAACGCCCTCCCACACTCGATGGTCAGACGTCGAGGCCTTGGTATATCGTCATCGCTATGCTGCGTGCAAGGTTTTGCGGGTAAAATTGTGAGAATCTCGCTTATCATGCTTTACGCTACCCCGGtctctattgtttttgtttttaaccTGGTGTTATGTTGCATTCTCGACCACCGGTTGTTCGGAGGGAGCTAATCACGCACCTAATGTGGGGCCGCAATATGGTTCCTTGACACGCAGTGGTCGATTTGTTCTGTTGTTACCAAGTTCCACTCCGTGCAATGCTGGGTTGGTGGGTTGAGGCACAATAGACCGCGTGTTTCGCCAATGCTGCTCAATGCTGCTTCCTGCACTACGATTGATGTGGTTTTGAGAGACTGGTGCGGTTTCTCAGTTTGTGCAACATTTGGATCGGGTTTTAAAGCGTTCAAGTTCACACCGCTCCAACTAGTCCTTGTCTTTTACCGCAGGGTCGATTAGCGGTTGTGTGAGTAATGAATGGCTTGATTCCGGAACAAATTGTGTTCCGTTTACTGTTGTATCTACTATGAGTGACTAGGGGGTCCGTTAAAGTTTAAAGATTATGGCTGCGACGTATAGTATTGGTTGAATCTCGACCAGATGACAGTTCTTGGTCGATATGGTTTTCCTCAAGAGGAAATATGCTGCTCTAGCGTGAATTAACGGCCATTAGTTAGCGATCGAAATGAATTAGATTGGGCGCGTCGTAGTATTTACTGAATCATCGGATGTCCAGATTAAAACACTTTTCCgtctttccttccttccgtgtACAGTGGCGCAGCTTGGACATGTCTGGCGTAGAGAGGCGGCGCCTGTGTTGCGCGGTACTCTTCCACTGCGCGGCGGGCCTTTGCGTCATCTGGTCGCTGTGCGTGCTGATCGAGCGGGCCGCCGAGGAAGTGCGGCGTGGTCAGATCGGGTGGCCCTTCTGGACGAAGCTGATCGTGGTGACGGTTGGACTGACCGGCGGCGTCGTGTTCATGTACATCCAATGCAAGCAGTACTTGAGCCTCTGCAATCGTTGGCGAGCTAGAAATAGGTGAGTGTATATTatgatgtttatgtttcgcttgTCTTCGGCCAAACttgaaaaaaccaaaatagaTCGCAATTATTTAAACTTGACTGAAAATGGTGGCAACTCCATTTGCATGCTTCAGCCGGCATGTGATATTTGAGTTGTTCTTCTTACCATCTAGCTCAAGCTGTCTCAACTGATTACCGCATAAAATGGCCGACGTATTGTTCGACTTTCAACATTAAACTATataaaaatttgaaattgGTTTTAGTTACAACGGAAAACACAAACTTCGCTACTAGTGTACTGATTgtagtttaatttcaattaattatttgaaaaattatcCGTCAAGCCGTCAAGagaaaagtaaaactaaaCATGAAACGAGAAACCTCAATCAATATAATATTTATTCTCTCTTATTTTAGAATACTGCTCATACAAAATGCACCCGAGAAGATTCACCCACCGCAGTCACCGCCGATGCCACAGTTCCGGAGAGTGCGAACGGCGGCCACATCTGGCCAGCAGTACCCGCAGCAGGCGATCGGGTCGATGGGCATAAACGCGATCGACAACGTGACTGGGGCCGGAGGCGGTGCCGGCAGTAGCGGTCAGCTAATGAGCCGGACGTGCGATCAACCACTCGGCAcggtgtcgtcgtcatccgggGCAAACCACTGCGAGCTGCAGATCAACCACCAGGGCCAGATCATAGCGGCGAACATCGAAAGCACGTCGATCGGGTACGATCGCGACTGGACGCTGGATGACATCAGCCAGGTTTCGTTCAAACCCTGTCCGCAGGGCAGCGGCAGTCTGACGCCGATGCCGTTTCACGATTCGGTGCACAACATTTGTGAGGCCAATGGGAGTGGAGCTGGTGGTGGCAATGGGATCGCTACCGGAGGGGCCACCAACAGTCAGCATCGTTACTCGACCGCATCGAACACCTCCAACTCGCTGGCGTTGGACCCGCTACAATCCGCCCAAGTTGGAGAACAAATTTCGATCAACAGCACGACAGCAACGGCCGCTGGCGGCGCATCGGCAAAAGCGACCGAACTGGGTTTGTTTAAGTTAAGTACTGCTAGTGAGCGAAGTAGAAGTAGCTCACCGAATGTCGCACCCGGCAGCACCGGAGTGGGACGTTACGCGAATTCGGCCGTATTCCTCGAGAATCGTGATATTTTAAATGATCCTTCCTCGACGCCGGTTGAGGGCACGATAACGGCTGCTGGCCACGTACCGTCGCCGTATCCGAGTAAAGTCTATCACCGCCACTCGACGGTCTTGGCTGGAAGTGGCCCTTCGCTGACATCCTTTGCGAGAGCGGATGTTGTTTCGCAAGGAGCAGTCGGCGGAGATGAGATTGGCCACCAtgaaccaaacaaatcattccGCCGTTACTCCGACACGAAACTGTTGCAGAAACAGTCACTCAGTTATCCACAGGAACCGCTGGCACTGTGTGAGATCGGATCGCACACCAAagatcagctgctgctgaatccGAAAAGTATAATCTACGATATGAGTGGTTTACTCGGTGCAccagtggtggtgccggtcgATGCGGACGTGACcatggacggcggcggcggggtgcACGGAAGTGCAAACCATCGACACAGCCATCACAGCCAtctgcaccaccatcaccaccaccatgtgcaccatcgccatcaccatcCAACGTATCAGCCAGCGATGGGAGATCGGTCTGAGGAGTGTCCTCACAGTACGCCTCAAACAACGGACATTCAGTTCGAATCGAGCGGCAATGGTGGCGCCATCACCGATGATGACACGCTTGAGATGAACATTCAGGACATNNNNNNNNNNNNNNNNNNNNNNNNNNNNNNNNNNNNNNNNNNNNNNNNNNNNNNNNNNNNNNNNNNNNNNNNNNNNNNNNNNNNNNNNNNNNNNNNNNNNNNNNNNNNNNNNNNNNNNNNNNNNNNNNNNNNNNNNNNNNNNNNNNNNNNNNNNNNNNNNNNNNNNNNNNNNNNNNNNNNNNNNNNNNNNNNNNNNNNNNCTaactctttgcttttgttcactatcacacctggatggagacgagcagcaaccgctcccgacggtggtttgttcgagacTGAATGAAACAGGAAGTGACATGAGCAGGTTGATAGAGTTCCATTCCGGTTGATTCGGGTTGAAAATTCCGTTTAATTGTTGTATTAACCCAAAATTGAGTTTTCTACATCTACTGATCTCAAATACCATTGATCTCAAATATAGTTGAATATGctatttgattgattgttgcgATTAGTGAGATATTGAAGTGATTACTACCAAGACTCATTTCCTTGTCATGTGACACTTCTTCCTGATAAAACGAAGGTAATTTAGTTTAACTTGTTTGTAGAGTTCATTGCCAAATTTAGCAAGTGTTTCACACCCTCCCCAAGGTGAACagtaaccaaaaaaaagagaaGACAACAAGCTGCTAAATTATGAACTAATGTGTGAATGACAAACAATGCTCCAACGCATACGCGTCATGCGCGGCATATCGGCAACGACGTCGTGGTGACCGTCACATGATTTGTTTACGAAATGCGACCGAAAGGGGTTTGGTCTGCGACCATCGCGCGCCCCACCATCGACAGGTGGGGAATCTGCTGAAACGGTTTGAAATCAATTCAAACCCCGCCGTTAGCAACCGGATGGAATCGGTGCGGaaggaaacttttccttcccttCGCCGGGGAGAACGATTAAGAGGCCCGGTTGCGTAAACCGAATCGGACGAACGGTGCATATCCGTCGTCGTGAAGTGAGCCAAGCACACGCCATGCCATGGGTTCCAATCCGTTTACTGTGCATACTCTATGTGCACGGAATGCTAAACTTTGTTGACGGCGATTTGTTggtgataatttatttcgacGTCCAAACCGTCGGCAGTGAATCTGTCATATTTCACGGGCCCCACGGAAATAAGGATTCTGGTAAAAATGCGTTTTTTCAAAGGTAATTTTGGTATGCAGCCTAAGGTCTCTAGCTAATTGGCATCTAATGCAATCCAGTGTTTGTGCTGTTTAAAGTTATTGGTGACTCAAAAGGTGAGGTTTTCTTTATCCAAATCACGATACCAGCGAATCCACGAATTGTCAGAAGAAAACCCATAATCCCTGGGGTGTCCCTCGTTCCGGAGTGGATCTGCTGAAAAGTGGTGCATTTGAGTGAGGCAATCCCCAACGGCGATGCTGCACCATAGGCCCGCCGCGACCATATTGCGAGTGCGCCCGCCCGAAAGCGTATTTCCATAAAGCAGCAGGATTTCACCGGGTGACACCGTGAGGAGGTGTTTCCCGAAACGGACCCCCCCGGGCGGAGGGCGGCTTTGGCCAACCCACACATATAATACTcacaccacacggcggcgtTGAATCGATaaaattgctgctgctccgggtccgatttttttatttgctctttATGCCAAAACCGGATCATTTCCGAGAGCCTGCCGCCCAGAAGGATGCCACTGGCcacttggtggtggtggcggcgatgaaTGTACATACCGGGGCTTTGGACGTGTGTCTCCACTATGACCCAATTTATGATTcgaagcacaaaaaacaaaaagccccAAACGGCCCGGGTTTTTGTATCGATTGTTGTAAAAATTGTGAAACGCCGGTCCGTTTGAAATCTAAAAAACGATCAGCTCGATCTGTGCTGCGGCACGAAAAGCGAAATAATGCAGTGGAAAAGGTAAAAAAATCTAAATTGCCCCACTTATTTGAATTTGCGCATTTATCGCGTCCTAAACGCAAATGATCAAAACACCAAATGTGGTGATTATATCAGGTACTTGAATTGAAACTTACgattttacaatagatggcgttactcactaaatataataaatattttttttatggaatatgtgtttgatagctactgtcattacgcatctaacgcagtatagattctttggtcaaagtgtaaacaacagcTGTTTTAaacatctgaaaatgtcgaggTTTGATCCTGATAGAGTGATTTTGCGGGGAGTacattttcattatttctgcacggcagaaaaaggGCTTCTTGTGCCGAATCATCACTGTTGATGAgaaggggagttattacaagagCCCTAAATCCATAAAGGTCTagatacagcttggtgaaccatgtccaccgcaaccaaagcgaaatattcattgcgcaacggttatactgtgcatatggtgggatatgaaaggtgtggtgtactgtgagcttttaaaacctaatggaATTAtggaaggacaatcccatTAACAACAACTAATGTATTTGAAGCAAAGATATGGCCAtaaacgacgagaatgggataaaagacatgatgagctgatttttcaacatgacatCGCTCGAacccacatcgcaaaaccggtcaaaacatATCTCAAAAATGTCcaatgggaactgttaaccccaccgctgtattctccagatgttgctctttcggaatagccattgttccgttacatgagtaacgatttaGCAGCACAGGGGTTAACttattatgaaagtattgaaagaAAAGGGTCTCTGAGGGGATCGTTCCTAAATATAAGGggttctatcgacacggaatcgaggaactacctaaaagatggcagaaagtagtggctagcggtggccaatattttaaagaacaaaacaaatcctcgttaaacaaaataaatcgtttttgTTGGGCCAAAAAATCGTAAATTTCAATTCATGTACCTGATAGAACATTCTAGGCCCGATACGTGCGATATGAGAAACCAAGTTCTATCGGGGGTTTTTGCTGTGTAAGCACCCTCACTTCGGCAGGTGTCAAGTTCTGTGTCAAGTGACCCACTTGATGTTGCCTGAAAAAGTGCGCCC
Coding sequences within it:
- the LOC128278861 gene encoding uncharacterized protein LOC128278861, with product MSISNGKTSSDIENVDWHSSGMLTHTRYGSTSSQVSQSSGDICRICHCESDTLNPLLTPCYCSGSLKFVHQTCLQQWLTASETNACELCKFPFIMHTKIKPFNEWRSLDMSGVERRRLCCAVLFHCAAGLCVIWSLCVLIERAAEEVRRGQIGWPFWTKLIVVTVGLTGGVVFMYIQCKQYLSLCNRWRARNRILLIQNAPEKIHPPQSPPMPQFRRVRTAATSGQQYPQQAIGSMGINAIDNVTGAGGGAGSSGQLMSRTCDQPLGTVSSSSGANHCELQINHQGQIIAANIESTSIGYDRDWTLDDISQVSFKPCPQGSGSLTPMPFHDSVHNICEANGSGAGGGNGIATGGATNSQHRYSTASNTSNSLALDPLQSAQVGEQISINSTTATAAGGASAKATELGLFKLSTASERSRSSSPNVAPGSTGVGRYANSAVFLENRDILNDPSSTPVEGTITAAGHVPSPYPSKVYHRHSTVLAGSGPSLTSFARADVVSQGAVGGDEIGHHEPNKSFRRYSDTKLLQKQSLSYPQEPLALCEIGSHTKDQLLLNPKSIIYDMSGLLGAPVVVPVDADVTMDGGGGVHGSANHRHSHHSHLHHHHHHHVHHRHHHPTYQPAMGDRSEECPHSTPQTTDIQFESSGNGGAITDDDTLEMNIQD